The genomic window GCGCATTTTATTTTCAATCTGCTCATAACCTCTATCGAGATGATAGATTCTGTGAATATTCGTGGTCCCCTCACTTACAAGAGCTGCTACGATGAGCGCGGAGCTAGCACGCAAATCCGAAGACATCACATCAGCGCCGTGCAACAGAGTTTTGCCATTAATTCTAGCGTGATTGCCTTTAAGTGAAATATCCGCGCCGAGCCGTTGCAACTCACTCACGTGCATAAAGCGATTTTCAAAAAGTCGCTCCTCAATCACACTTGTGCCATTGCATTGTGTAGCGAGTGCCATGAATTGCGCCTGCATATCGGTTGGGAATCCGGGATATTCTGTTGTTACAATCTCAAAGGGCATTAGGGATTTCGCGGGAAGCAAGGTAAGGGCATTAGATTCTTTAATAAAGCTAAAACCAATCTCTTCTAGCTTGTCTGTGATTGCTGCAAGGTGCGTGTTTTTTACATTTTGTAATGTGATAGAAGAGTTTGTAATCGCACCCGCACACAGATAAGTTCCTGCTTCGATTCTATCGGGTATGACTTCAATAGGTGCAAAGTCAATCAACTCTCCACCTGTGCCATAAATAACAAGTTCATTGCTCCCAATACCCTCAATTTTCACGCCACTAGCGGATAGAATCTCGCAAAGCTGTACGACTTCAGGCTCTTTAGCCGCGTTGATGATGCGCGTTGTACCGTGAGCAAGGGCTGCTGCCATAATCACATTTTCACTACCTGTAACGGTGATTTTGTCAAAGAAAATATCCGCACCTTTTAAACCACCCTTTACCTCCGCAATGATATATCCCCCCTCTATGTGGATATTCGCACCAAGATTCTGCATAGCCTTGATATGCAAATCCACAGGACGCGCACCAATCGCACAACCACCGGGCAAACTTACCTCGCAGTAGCCAAAACGCGCAAGGAGCGGTCCTAGCACGAGGATAGAGGCGCGCATTTTACGCACAATATCATAAATCGCACGTGTATGCACGATGTGTTCGGCTCTAGATACAAGCGTGTTATTATTCTGCCACGCAATATTCACACCTAAATGTTCTAAAAGCTTTGCGAGTGTTTTTACATCGGCGACATCAGGGAGATTACTAATACTCACTTCATTTTTGCTTAAAAGTGTGGCGGCAAGTATAGGGAGGGCTGAATTTTTCGCACCAGAAATATTTACACTGCCTTTGAGTGAATCTGTTTTGTGAATTTGTAAATAATCCATATTAATCCTTTTTTATATTTTCTCATTTGCCTTCTCTTTTTTGCAGGGCTTTTCCTATGGCTTCTCTAATATTCACCTTGCTATCGGGATTTGCATTCTCTAGTGTATCTTGGAGATTCACAACCTCATCGACTTCCATAAGATTCATATTCGCCGCAAAGCGCGATATTACATCTACCCATAGCTCATAGTCTTCCCCATCTTTTGGGTAGGTTTTAAAACTACTCATAAAATCATTAAAAACTGCCCTTAGCTTGTCCTTGTCATTGACATTTTTATTGATCTCTTCGGATATATCTTTGAGGTGATTCACCACCACTTCTACTTTTTCGGTATCAAGTGCAGCCGCAAAAAGCCCACTAAAAATAATAGGTAAGCATAGCAAAAAAAAGCATAACCAACAAATAACATAAAAACTAAGATTAAACATTTGCGTTTAAAGCCTGATAAAAATCTATAGTTGCTTTAACATAACCATCAATACTCCCGCAATCATAACGTTTGCCTTGAAACTTATATGCTAAGACGCGTCCCTTTTTACTTTGCTCTAAAAGTGCATCAGTGATTTGAATCTCGCCTTTTTTACCGGGCTTTGTAACGCGTAAAATATCAAAAATATCGGGTGTGAGAATATAGCGACCGATAATAGCAAGATTACTCGGGGCTTTATCTATACTTGGCTTTTCTATCATATCATTTGCACGATACACACAAGATTCTATTTCCTCGCCTTGTATAATGCCGTATTTATCCACTTCGTTTTTTTCGACTTCCTCAATGGCGATAATACAACAACGATATTTTTCATAGAGATTCACCATTTGAGAAAGCACCCCTGCGCCATTTTCATTAAAGCATAAGTCGTCTGCGAGGATTACTGCAAAAGCTTCGTTGCCAATCAATGTTTCACCCGTAAGTATAGCGTGCCCCAAACCTTTCATCTCATTTTGCCTCGTATATGAAAAAGTGCAAGATTTGGTGAGTTTGCGGATACCGCTTAAAAGTTTGTCCTTATCTGTGTTTGCGATTTGGTGCTCTAACTCGTAATTGATGTCAAAATGATCTTCAATGCTTCTTTTTCCCCGTCCTGTTACAATTCCTATATCCTTGCACCCAGCTTCTAGTGCCTCTTCCACACCATATTGAATCAAGGGCTTTGTGAGGATTGGGAGCATTTCTTTTGGCATCGCCTTTGTAGCGGGTAAAAAACGTGTGCCATATCCTGCGGCAGGAAATAGACATTTGTGTATCATATAATCTCCTTTAATT from Helicobacter typhlonius includes these protein-coding regions:
- the murA gene encoding UDP-N-acetylglucosamine 1-carboxyvinyltransferase; protein product: MDYLQIHKTDSLKGSVNISGAKNSALPILAATLLSKNEVSISNLPDVADVKTLAKLLEHLGVNIAWQNNNTLVSRAEHIVHTRAIYDIVRKMRASILVLGPLLARFGYCEVSLPGGCAIGARPVDLHIKAMQNLGANIHIEGGYIIAEVKGGLKGADIFFDKITVTGSENVIMAAALAHGTTRIINAAKEPEVVQLCEILSASGVKIEGIGSNELVIYGTGGELIDFAPIEVIPDRIEAGTYLCAGAITNSSITLQNVKNTHLAAITDKLEEIGFSFIKESNALTLLPAKSLMPFEIVTTEYPGFPTDMQAQFMALATQCNGTSVIEERLFENRFMHVSELQRLGADISLKGNHARINGKTLLHGADVMSSDLRASSALIVAALVSEGTTNIHRIYHLDRGYEQIENKMRQLGADIMRLKN
- the galU gene encoding UTP--glucose-1-phosphate uridylyltransferase GalU, which translates into the protein MIHKCLFPAAGYGTRFLPATKAMPKEMLPILTKPLIQYGVEEALEAGCKDIGIVTGRGKRSIEDHFDINYELEHQIANTDKDKLLSGIRKLTKSCTFSYTRQNEMKGLGHAILTGETLIGNEAFAVILADDLCFNENGAGVLSQMVNLYEKYRCCIIAIEEVEKNEVDKYGIIQGEEIESCVYRANDMIEKPSIDKAPSNLAIIGRYILTPDIFDILRVTKPGKKGEIQITDALLEQSKKGRVLAYKFQGKRYDCGSIDGYVKATIDFYQALNANV